Within Primulina tabacum isolate GXHZ01 chromosome 5, ASM2559414v2, whole genome shotgun sequence, the genomic segment ATTGATTACTGTAGCTACGGGATTCCATTCCAACAAGCTCTtgcaaatgaaaaaaataatttccaaGCTATTCTTACCTGCCATAGCAGTGTTGGCCACGATCCACCATTATGGTACGACCAAGGTCtgcaaaaattcaaataaatgacATTCAGGACAGTATTTTagcatttaaaattttcaagccTGCTTCATGATTACACGTATGGACAGAGTTATACATGTTTGTGGCAAATAACCTTCACATACACTGGAaattgaaaacaacacatgACACAAGTTGTGGGAACTTACGTATTCTTTGGATCACTGCCGGTGATTATTCGCCATTCTTCTGACTCCAGAGCAGGGTAACATATCTTCAAAGGCATTTGACCGATAAGATCATCCCATTTTGCTTCTATAAGATTAAGTATAGCCTCATTCTGTTTTGGAGTACCCAAGGACGACACTATGGACCAGAGATTTCCGAGTGTGAAGAACCTAAAGTCCATGTGAGCTGGCTGCAAATTGCCGATAAGATAACCTCCCGTCTCGGGAATCCAATGCATCAACCATTGAGGAATTTGTTCAGGGTATATATTAAACTTGTTAGTGGCTTCCGTGGAATATTCCTCAGTCTTATATCGGTAGATTTCATTAATTTTCTTCAGATCAACCCAGTAATATTCGCGAATATGAAATGACAGCGCACTGAGCCTATTGCTGATAGCCCTGACCAAATTTTTGGATCCATCATCTAATGTAAGCATCTCACGCGCACACCGAAGTGCTGAGTAAAACAAGGCCTGCAATATAAACATGTCAAGAGCAAGCCTTTGAAGTTCCAAAGTTTCTATCTCCAAACAATTGAGTGCATGCATTTGCTAGTGAAATTTCTAGGAAATTTTTGATAGCTTAATCACACATACGATAGTGAACCAAATATGCAATTTTTAATTGACATCCCGAGACAAATTGCACTTTGTTTTGTTCTCTATTttccaaaaattgaaaaatgaaCTTCTTGGACagtttttataaaatcaaaatatcatacaaGCATTGTTCCAGTACATAACCATACACCAAACTAAAAACTATCGAAGTGCAAGAGGAGGCTCTGTCACTTCTTATATCTTCACTGGGAATTGTGTTCTATAATGTGAAGCATTTTCTCGTAGATTCTTGCTTGCAGCCTGAACTATGTTTCAAAGAGGATTAATGGCCATCAAATAAATTGTCATATCCTTGCCCAGGGCTATGATTATGATATTAAAGAGAGAGTCAATGAACCTTCTCCCCTCCTCCCAAAGCAAGTGGATAGGAAGAAGGGCTAATGGATAGAGAGGGGGAACTATCTCAGGTGACACTCACACAACAGATGTTTTTCTTGCATGGAGTAGTTAAAAACAACGAACCATACAGAAAATAGCACAATCAGACAACTTTAATTATGGATTTAGAGAAAATGAACTTTAGATGTCATTGTGCCTAGATTTCAGAATTCACGAGGACATATATGAGCTTTTCTTCACCGACCTTAACAGCTAAAATTAATGAGAATTGCTAtcaatttcaaaaaattcaaatagaTAGTTATGTATCAGAAAAGAAAGTCCACGAGACTTTTGAGCGACCAATAAAAGTAAAGAAAACAGTATGTAAAAAAGGCCCAAAATAAAAATGGCTAAGATATTTATATGTAAACATACAAAAACTGGCGGAAGAACTCACTTGAATCTCTAAGGGATGCCCATGAATACCCATTCGTCGATCTATCATACAAGAGCCATCAGTGACAAGCAATGAAGGAAACATATCGAAACCATCAGACAAGCAAAGGTTTAGAATAAGTTTTATCCCTGTCTGAACATCCACACGTTCCTGTAATGCATAGTCACCGGTAAGCTTCCCATAAGCTCTTAGTAAGATGATCCACCATAGTCCTACACAAAACttacaattttaattttaaagaaCTAGTAAGTCGATTTGACACAAATGGGCGCTCTAATTCATATGCAGTTGAATTAAACAAAGCTCATTTTCATAAGAAATGAAACTAGGAAGGGACAGAGATAAGAAAAGAGATCAAATAAGGCCAcatattattcaaactcaaataTAACTACCAATCACCAGCATTAACTAGAAACACACGTACCAGAGTCGACAGGTGCAACACGGCCAATGGCTGACTCTCCAAAATCAGGATCTAAAACTTCTTCAAACTTGTTATCATCTAAAGCTACGACTCTAACTTTAAAACTTGCTGGCATCAATCCCTGTCCAGGGCTGTAACAGTCCACTGTTTTCTCCCAACTCTAGTAAAAAATAGGAGGGCATTAGGAACAAGAAATTTAAATGAGAAGAATTATGAACCAAATCACACCCTAAGTGACCTCCACCAAGATCAGTAAGATAAATATTTTAGTAAACGAAGAACTAAGCCTGAGCAACAAATCATTTTCGTACTTACCTCATTGGTTTAACGTTATCATCTTTTAACCATGTAGTTGCTCTAAGAAAATTAATAGCACATTGTAGACTGAAACTTAAAATGAAATTGCAACAAAGAGAAACCAGCATTACATTTCTAACTCGACATGCATTTATGTATACATTTAAAATGTACTTTAGTTCTCATCAACCGAAACCTGCAGCATACACTCATATGCCAGAGTAAAATATAGAGTCAAAGGTCTTCTCTGTTGCAATAAATAAGAAAGCATTTAAAATTGTAAATCTTCTCATAATTAAATTCATTCAACCTCCCAGCCACCGCCACCACATTGGAATTCCCAGAAAACTAATAGAGCCTCGATCTTTTAAAATGGAAAAGTTTACAAGTTTCTAAACAATATTCCTATATAATGCCACCAGACACTGAGATTCGATTCCTCAGCCGTATTTGATTGATCCCAATTGTCATCGGCATATGCGTACGTAAATGGACAAAATTGAAAATCATAATACCTGTAGCTGCAGGGTGTGAAGCAGAAAATTCCTCACAATCTCCCCTTCCCCCTTCAGCAAAAAAGCGAAAGCCGACGGTACAAAATCTCTTATAAACACCTGATCATAGTTAAGAGGCAACTTGTCATTAGGATCATTCGCAGCCATAGTCCCCAGAGGACTCCCACAATACGTCACAATGGCGTTCCTCAGCAGCCTCCACGCCTCCTTTTCCACCTCAGACTCTTCTTTACCGGCTCTCACTCTCTTTGTTTCATCTGTTCTCTCATTTTTTACATCATTTCCGAGATTTCCACATTCTATCTCATCGTCATTTACCGCTGCATTTGAATCCAAATCCATCTTCTCCACCGCCAATGGCTTGGCATTAAGCCCACCATGCACATAAATTCTCTCGAAATTCTTGTCATGCACGTGGGTTTCAACAGAAGTTGACAAATCCCTGATATTTGATGCAGCACTCACAATCACAAAATGGCTTCTTGGGCAAGAATCTCGACAGAGGATGTTTGACAAAATACCCGACCGACTCCAATTCCCGTTTTGGGAAGAATATGATCTCCGCGCATTGTTGAATATGGTCTTAAACCCCGAAAACCGAGAGGAACACGTGTGAAACTTGTCGGTTCTAAATTGAAAATTAGAACAAACCGAAAACTTGGAGGATTCGGGGAAAGGAACAACCAAAAAAGGCGCGTTCTTAGAAGGCAAAAAGATTCTACAACCGGGCTTCATGTTAAAAAAATCTGACCAATTTATTCCAAAAACTATTATTATCACGAACCAGAAACgaaacaaagaaaaaatatcCGCAACAGCCCGTAAAATATGTACAAGAATCAGATACTACGCCACTAAAATCTAGTTCTTGGTCACCGAcatatatatctatatgtatAACAAACGGATATAAGAAATGTGGCGAGGGCAAAAATTCGAGGAAACACAATCAGATTTTGTGGGAAAGAAATAACGTGTGTTCTTGAAAAATGGGCAATGGTCGATTGTGGCTTGTGGTGGTACAAGCAATCCCTGTTAATAATAGCCGCGGCTTCACCAAGTGGGGTATCGGGTATCCTATTGCATTTTGAAAGAAATCTTTCCCTGAAAATTTGTATAGCCCTGCCGACCCACGTTCGAGAATTGAATAGATACGGTCTCACAGATTTTTATCCGTCAAACGGGTCaatcttatcgatattcacactAAAAAagaataatcttagcataaaaagtaatacgacccgtgaaattATCTCAAATAAATTTTTGTCTAAAAAATTtggacttttttaaaaaaattatttttaatgaacaTAATTGGACATATTTTGTTTTCATAAAAGACAAAAAGAAtatggtccatatgagatttcacgtttttaattaaaatatttataaatcttTTTGTCAATATTTAGATTAAATAATAGCCTTGTACTTTTGGCAATATATACTTGGCAATAATCTAACGCACATGTTGCATATGTAGACTATTTTTTGTCTCAAacaatttttgtttaaaaattagaAATGTCATTAGCATTTTGATTAAGTAACATCAAGCGTGTCAAATAATGACACATGTCAGCTTACATCcaaacaaaatttaaattaaatgtttataaaaagaTCAGTCACATTTTATCTTAAAAATAGATCAGTTCGTCGTAACtccataaaaaaaatagaaatgatttttatgagatTATTTGACAAATAACTAGAAACGATATTAAATAGGTTGATTATTTGTTGTTTTTAAAGTTTATAGtgttttaaaatagctttttttttttggtatttttggTAAGGGGCAATAGGTTTATGTAACCTTCTCTATTAAAATATGTCATAAATAGTACATGTTGAGTGTATTTATAATTTTCTTCATATATGtcgatttattaattttaatttgtctgaatagttttattttttattttttattatgcttattatttatttatcttttgCTCTTTAGAATCGGTATGTTATTAAAATTTGaggttattaaaaaaaaaatggtgtAACCTTGAGAGAGTATAGGTAGAGGTTTTCCCATCTCCCTTCCGTTATAGTTTAGacaaaaacttttgtgagacggttttatatgtcgtattttgtgagacgaatatcttatttgggtcattcatgaaaaagtattactttttattgtgaatatcggtaggattgacccgtctcacagataaagattcgtgagaccgtttcacaagagacctactcgatagtttaatataataataaataataaagataTTAGAGATCGGACATGTTATACATACATGACATTTACCATGACTACAACATGTTCTTATTTAAGAGTTTCAAACCTATTAATCATTACTACTCGGGAAAAATTATAGTTCAGTCTTAAATGTTTGTTCTATTTCCGgattcaatttaaatatttcaGCGTTCTCGCTTTTGTCCCAAATGTTTCCAAAAAATTCTCGAGTCGATCCTTCCTTCCGTTTGCTGGTTAAAACTAACGGGAATCTTGCTCGCGTGTCACTCACACCTCGTAAAAGCCCCAAAACAGATGCTTTCTGTGTGGGAGCCCGGGAGGATATAACTCGGGCATTCCAGTAAAGGGGACATAATTTAAGTCATAAGTATGGGGCATCATGGATTGGTCATCATCAAACGATCCTTTAGTGTGTAAAAAGTGACcaaactcaatcaaaacaaGCATGAATTGTCAGACCCAATGGTGTCAGTGAAAGCAGAAAGCTTGTGTAGCCATATCCTCATGAATAGTGGTTGAACACTGAAAACAAGATCATCATTGACTTTCTtattataaatatcaggttGGTTTATCATTAAAGACTCTCATTCATTTTACATATTGTCTACAACATTTATTACAAAACTCTCTCCATAATCGTTAAACGCCGGAAAATCTTCCGACGCCCATTAACGTTTTTTATCTCTTGAGAGTGCAGGTCCAGGTGTCCGGCAACTATCTCCCGCTCATCAACCCAATCCGGTGAAATCGCCCACCAAGTTCTTACTAAATTCACCCAGTCATAATTATGCGTGTTGTGTTTTGTCACCAGATATTTGTGTTTCAGTGGAGGACTAATGGCTAAGCGAAGTAATTTTTCACCGAAGATCAAtccaaattataataatttatcatGCAGAAATACATGCCGATGAATACGTTTTGAATGCTAGAAATCACATTCCTGAAAACTAGACATTGAGATATATTTAGAACACCTTGAAGCTTCAAGCCATGAACTTAGAGGCCCTCAACTTCAAGGCAGTGAGTTGCTAGAAGATGAAATACTCCaaatctgaatttttttttggatttaacCAACAAGTATAGCAACTCAAGTTGGTTAGGAAAGAGTCTGGTCGAAACCTTTGTGACAAATCCTAAATTCGGAACAAAAGAATTTAGAGAAGTTATTTGCAGAAAATTCAGATGCAGTGTATCGAGGAATGTGGCTTATTCAGCAAAGAGAAATGCACTGAAGTTGCTGCAAGGGACACATGAGGAGCGATTTAGTAAGATAAGAAGTTGAAGGGGACACGATAGTTTTGAAGTTGTCCGAGGATGATGAAGGTGCAAGATTCCAAAGTTAATACATCTATTTCTCAGCACAAAGAACAGGGTTCAAAGATTCTTGTAGGCGTGCCATTGGTGTTGATGAATGTTTTATGAAAAGAAAAAATGGTGGAACAATTTCTGTCAGCTGTGAGATTAGATCTCGATAATAACATATTTCCATTATATTATGCGTTGGTTGAGTGTGAGAACAAAGATAATTGGACATGATTTTTGAAGCTACTGGATGATGATATTGGATCTCTGAATGATGACAGTTGAACCTTTACGACAGAAAAGCAGAAGGGACTGATTCCTGCATTTGAAAATCTGTTTCCGTATGTAGATCATCGATTTTTTGCAAGACACCTACGCACCAATATGAAACACGACAGATTCAAGAGCCTGTCGATTAATAGTGTGTCATGGGCTGCGATAAAGGCGACAATAATTGAAGAATTTAGTTGGGGAATGCAGGAACTCAAGCCCATTGAACCAGCTACCTATGAATGGCGAATTTTCTGCCAACACATCCCTTATCTTAGGACAAACCCACTGCTAATTTTTTTGGTCTTCTCCTCGTTCACCACAAATCTATTCGTCTACATATTTCGAAACTGGCTTCTGGATATTCCTCTATGATGTCAAATGAAATGTATTTCCAAATAATGAATATGTCTGATACATAAAATACATCACTATTGCATGGCCAAGATGTACAACAGATGTTACATATCAATCTGCATTTGGAATTTGATTTGATGGAAACTTTATATTATCAGTTGTCTTGAACCCATCTTTTGATGATCTCACCTGCAGCGTGAGGCGCTTAAAATGGGCGCCTCGGCGCCTTGCTTGCGCACAAAGGGTGCTGGGGCGCCCAAGTGCTTGGCCTGTGGACTGGAATTTTCCAGATTGCACATTGTGCACTGGGACATCGCTTTTAGGCTCCTTGCACCTCCCCTCCTATTAATGAGTCACTTGACATATTCAAATTGCAATGTagacatatttttttattccattgatatttattaattaataataataataatcatccTCAAAATACAAGACAAAAAGACACAAGTAAGCATTTCAAAGAGTGAATTACTACTACAAGTTGCACAAATCACAAGTGTCACAACCTTTGACGCGTGCTT encodes:
- the LOC142546964 gene encoding alkaline/neutral invertase A, mitochondrial-like; this translates as MKPGCRIFLPSKNAPFLVVPFPESSKFSVCSNFQFRTDKFHTCSSRFSGFKTIFNNARRSYSSQNGNWSRSGILSNILCRDSCPRSHFVIVSAASNIRDLSTSVETHVHDKNFERIYVHGGLNAKPLAVEKMDLDSNAAVNDDEIECGNLGNDVKNERTDETKRVRAGKEESEVEKEAWRLLRNAIVTYCGSPLGTMAANDPNDKLPLNYDQVFIRDFVPSAFAFLLKGEGEIVRNFLLHTLQLQSWEKTVDCYSPGQGLMPASFKVRVVALDDNKFEEVLDPDFGESAIGRVAPVDSGLWWIILLRAYGKLTGDYALQERVDVQTGIKLILNLCLSDGFDMFPSLLVTDGSCMIDRRMGIHGHPLEIQALFYSALRCAREMLTLDDGSKNLVRAISNRLSALSFHIREYYWVDLKKINEIYRYKTEEYSTEATNKFNIYPEQIPQWLMHWIPETGGYLIGNLQPAHMDFRFFTLGNLWSIVSSLGTPKQNEAILNLIEAKWDDLIGQMPLKICYPALESEEWRIITGSDPKNTPWSYHNGGSWPTLLWQFTLACMKMGRTELAKEAITLAEKRLQTDQWPEYYDTRNGKFIGKQARLYQTWSIAGYLTSKMLLDNPEMASLLFWKEDYDLLETCVCALSNSSRKKCSRRLAKSQIIV